The genomic window TGAAGTAAATCTCTAATAGACTCAGCTATCTCAATTCCCACCGATTCTTGAGCTTCTGCTGTAGAAGCTCCCAGATGCGGTGTTAGAACAACTTTGTCTTGCTTTAGTAAGGGTAAATCAGCAGCTGGTGGCTCAGATTCATACACATCAAGTGCAGCACCAGCAATCGTCTCAGATTCTAAACATTCATCCAAATCAGACTCATTAATGAGTCCTCCACGAGCACAATTGATGATTCGAAGAGATGGTTTGCACTTCTTTAAACGGTCCTTATTGATAAGTCCTTTTGTTTCTTCAGTCATTGGTATATGCAAGGTAATAAAATCACACTCAGGAAGCATCTCATCTAGGTGATCAAACAGCTCCACCTGAAGACTTTTTGCTCTGCTTACAGACAAATACGGGTCAAATGCCAACACCCTCATTCCAAAAGCAATAGCTCTGCGACTTACCTCGCTACCAATTCTTCCCATCCCTACAATCCCTAAGGCCTTCTTATTTAATTCAGTCCCTTGATACTTCTTGCGCTCCCATTTTCCTGACTTAACTGAAGAATCAGCCTGCGGGACATTTCTTGCTACGGAAAGCATCAGAGTAAAGGCCAATTCAGCTGTAGATATGGTATTCCCCCCAGGGGTATTCATCACGACAATACCCTTTTCAGTTGCTGCATCTACATCAACATTATCTACCCCCACCCCAGCACGGCCTATGACCTTCAGACGATCACACTTCTCAATAACTGATTTTGGAATTTTTGTGGCACTCCGAACTGCGACAGCATCAAAATTTGGCAACTCTTCAAGCAGCTCTGATTCGGATTTCGGCTTTGCCACAACAACCTCTATATCCTTTTCAGAATCAAGGACTTCCACTCCCTTAGGAGAAATCCCATCTAATACTAAAACCCTGTAATGAGAACTCATAAGGAGTGGGATCGTAGCTAACTCCAGGCCTCTGTCAACCGCAGTGTCGATTTCCATCATTTTTCGCGTAAAAAGTCTTGCTTTGTACCCACAGCAAAACTACGCTGATTTTTACAGTAATTTCTTTACCAAATACATAATAGAAAGGCAGTTGTAACAATCCATGAAAGGCAGATCTCTTAGA from Verrucomicrobiota bacterium includes these protein-coding regions:
- the serA gene encoding phosphoglycerate dehydrogenase; the encoded protein is MMEIDTAVDRGLELATIPLLMSSHYRVLVLDGISPKGVEVLDSEKDIEVVVAKPKSESELLEELPNFDAVAVRSATKIPKSVIEKCDRLKVIGRAGVGVDNVDVDAATEKGIVVMNTPGGNTISTAELAFTLMLSVARNVPQADSSVKSGKWERKKYQGTELNKKALGIVGMGRIGSEVSRRAIAFGMRVLAFDPYLSVSRAKSLQVELFDHLDEMLPECDFITLHIPMTEETKGLINKDRLKKCKPSLRIINCARGGLINESDLDECLESETIAGAALDVYESEPPAADLPLLKQDKVVLTPHLGASTAEAQESVGIEIAESIRDLLQTGTVRNAVNMPNVDARTLETLRPYLDLSSKLGLILSRMIGGRCETLKVNYAGKLREMNTTSITRSAVMGFLKHAGQSEVNEVNALKYADSRGLAIQETKISEAGDFSELMTLRAKRSDGKEYQISGTFFGMGARIVMLNGYNLEAVPEGVLLIMENEDRPGIVGSIGSLLGKHNLNIASMSLSRSEAGARAWSIFNLDSKPSEELLEEVREDKHITATVVVEI